The following are encoded in a window of Vespula pensylvanica isolate Volc-1 chromosome 2, ASM1446617v1, whole genome shotgun sequence genomic DNA:
- the LOC122627318 gene encoding probable nuclear transport factor 2 isoform X2, translating to MELNPSYEAIGKGFVQQYYALFDDPAQRPNLINMYNTETSFMTFEGFQIQGAIKIMEKLTSLTFQKINRIITAIDSQPMFDGGVLINVLGRLQTDEDQPHAYIQTFVLKPIGTSFYVQHDIFRLALHDTV from the exons ATGGAGTTGAATCCATCTTACGAAGCAATCGGAAAAGGATTTGTACAGCAGTACTATGCGCTGTTCGATGATCCAGCTCAAAGACCAAACTTAATAAACATGTATAAT ACCGAGACGTCGTTTATGACATTTGAAGGTTTCCAAATTCAAGGTGCCATTAAAATTATGGAGAAATTGACT AGTCTGACATTTcaaaaaatcaatcgaataaTAACAGCGATTGATTCGCAGCCTATGTTTGACGGTGGTGTACTCATAAATGTTTTGGGGAGGCTGCAG ACTGATGAGGATCAGCCCCACGCCTACATCCAGACGTTTGTCCTGAAGCCAATTGGCACCAGCTTTTACGTGCAGCACGACATCTTCAGACTTGCGTTGCATGACACGGTTTAG
- the LOC122627318 gene encoding probable nuclear transport factor 2 isoform X1 → MELNPSYEAIGKGFVQQYYALFDDPAQRPNLINMYNTETSFMTFEGFQIQGAIKIMEKLTSLTFQKINRIITAIDSQPMFDGGVLINVLGRLQADEDPPHPFSQIFVLKPLGNSFFCQHDIFRLGIHDSP, encoded by the exons ATGGAGTTGAATCCATCTTACGAAGCAATCGGAAAAGGATTTGTACAGCAGTACTATGCGCTGTTCGATGATCCAGCTCAAAGACCAAACTTAATAAACATGTATAAT ACCGAGACGTCGTTTATGACATTTGAAGGTTTCCAAATTCAAGGTGCCATTAAAATTATGGAGAAATTGACT AGTCTGACATTTcaaaaaatcaatcgaataaTAACAGCGATTGATTCGCAGCCTATGTTTGACGGTGGTGTACTCATAAATGTTTTGGGGAGGCTGCAG gcCGATGAAGATCCACCACATCCCTTCTCACAAATTTTTGTGCTGAAACCACTGGGAAATTCCTTCTTTTGTCAACACGATATTTTCCGCCTTGGCATTCACGATAGTCCATGA
- the LOC122627315 gene encoding 4-hydroxyphenylpyruvate dioxygenase, whose product MTTYTDKGKKPVGGKFLSFDHVKFWVGNAKQAASFYCARMGFEPLGYRGLETGSRHIAAHAVKQDQIIFVFESAYEPGNEEMGNHLSQHGDGVRDIAFKVEDIDTIVRVAKQKGAKIIRDIWEEKDEFGIIRFVTLQTYGDTHHTLIDRSKYKGFFLPGFVKASEDVLIKHLPATHLKFIDHIVGNQADKQMEPVAKWYEECLQFHRFWSVDDTQLHTQYSALRSIVMTNWEETVKMPINEPAPGKKRSQIQEYVEYYGDAGVQHIALNTNNIITAIQNLRARGMEFLNVPDSYYDMLKDRLNNSKVRIAEDMKILQELKILIDYDENGYLLQIFTKNMQDRPTLFIEVIQRHNHNGFGAGNFQALFEAIELEQAKRGNL is encoded by the exons ATG actACTTACACGGACAAAGGTAAAAag cctGTTGGtggaaaatttctaagtttcGATCATGTAAAATTCTGGGTTGGGAATGCAAAAcag GCCGCTAGCTTTTATTGCGCAAGGATGGGATTTGAACCACTCGGGTATCGTGGTTTAGAAACTGGTTCAAGACATATAGCAGCACATGCTGTTAAACAAGATCAg ataatatttgttttcgaATCAGCCTACGAGCCTGGAAATGAAGAAATGGGGAACCATCTTTCTCAACACGGTGATGGTGTTCGTGACATTGCTTTCAAGGTCGAAGATATCGATACTATCGTTAGG GTGGCAAAACAAAAGGGTGCAAAAATTATAAGAGACAtatgggaagaaaaagatgaatttGGTATTATTAGATTTGTCACGTTGCAAACG tatgGAGATACCCATCATACTTTGATTGACAGAAGTAAATACAAAGGATTTTTTCTACCTGGATTTGTAAAAGCCTCAGAAGATGTACTTATTAAACATTT GCCAGCAactcatttaaaatttatagatcATATCGTAGGAAATCAAGCTGATAAACAAATGGAACCTGTTGCTAAAtg gtaTGAAGAATGTTTACAGTTTCATAGATTTTGGTCAGTAGATGATACTCAATTACATACCCAATATTCTGCATTACGTTCTATCGTTATGACTAATTGGGAAGAAACTGTTAAAATGCCAATTAATGAACCAGCACCTGGTAAGAAACGTTCTCAAATTCAAGAATATGTTGAATATTACGGTGATGCTGGTGTACAGCATATAGCTTTGAATACTAATAACATAATAACAGCt ATACAAAATTTACGAGCAAGAGGTATGGAATTTCTTAATGTTCCTGATAGTTATTATGATATGCTGAAAGACCGTTTGAACAATAGCAAAGTCAGAATTGCGgaagatatgaaaatattacag GaactaaaaattttaattgactATGATGAAAATGGTTATCTACTACAAATCTTTACTAAGAATATGCAAGATCGACCGACTCTCTTCATAGAAGTTATTCAAAGGCATAATCATAAT GGGTTTGGTGCTGGAAATTTCCAAGCTTTGTTTGAAGCAATCGAACTTGAACAAGCTAAGCGTGGCaatctgtaa
- the LOC122627317 gene encoding uncharacterized protein LOC122627317 isoform X2, producing MPIDRNNVTNAGNNQLILSNTVASGTNRSILDLSEFSDAELAGYRLRCGVWITFVLATGFVVAAKFSFGHEGPGLEIFIFCGLLTLLLLACLYSILCRRTHENSHQENHIQENQIASLNNASLSTTENLRPIPVIRQHPPPPYHIAILIPPPDSSDEAAPPSYDKVIR from the exons ATGCCTATCGACAGAAA tAATGTAACCAATGCTGGGAACAACCAATTAATATTGTCTAATACAGTTGCAAGTGGTACAAACAGAAGTATTTTAGATTTATCCGAATTCAGTGATGCTGAACTGGCAGGTTATAGATTACGTTGTGGAGTTTGGATTACATTTGTATTGGCAACAGGATTTGTTGTAGcagcaaaattttcttttggcCATGAG GGCCCAGGtttggaaatatttatattttgtggTCTATTGACGCTTCTGCTACTTGCATGTCTGTATTCCATTCTTTGTCGTCGTACTCACGAGAATAGTCATCAAGAAAATCATATTCAAGAGAATCAGATTGCATCGTTAAATAATGCGAGTTTATCTACTACTGAAAATTTAAGACCCATACCAGTTATCAGACAACATCCACCACCGCCGTACCATATAGCTATTTTAATTCCACCACCTGATTCTTCAGACGAAGCTGCTCCACCTTCATACGACAAAGTTATCCGGTGA
- the LOC122627317 gene encoding uncharacterized protein LOC122627317 isoform X3, with protein MFFLYTDLSEFSDAELAGYRLRCGVWITFVLATGFVVAAKFSFGHEGPGLEIFIFCGLLTLLLLACLYSILCRRTHENSHQENHIQENQIASLNNASLSTTENLRPIPVIRQHPPPPYHIAILIPPPDSSDEAAPPSYDKVIR; from the exons ATGTTCTTCTTATATACAG ATTTATCCGAATTCAGTGATGCTGAACTGGCAGGTTATAGATTACGTTGTGGAGTTTGGATTACATTTGTATTGGCAACAGGATTTGTTGTAGcagcaaaattttcttttggcCATGAG GGCCCAGGtttggaaatatttatattttgtggTCTATTGACGCTTCTGCTACTTGCATGTCTGTATTCCATTCTTTGTCGTCGTACTCACGAGAATAGTCATCAAGAAAATCATATTCAAGAGAATCAGATTGCATCGTTAAATAATGCGAGTTTATCTACTACTGAAAATTTAAGACCCATACCAGTTATCAGACAACATCCACCACCGCCGTACCATATAGCTATTTTAATTCCACCACCTGATTCTTCAGACGAAGCTGCTCCACCTTCATACGACAAAGTTATCCGGTGA
- the LOC122627317 gene encoding uncharacterized protein LOC122627317 isoform X1, whose amino-acid sequence MFFLYTGNVTNAGNNQLILSNTVASGTNRSILDLSEFSDAELAGYRLRCGVWITFVLATGFVVAAKFSFGHEGPGLEIFIFCGLLTLLLLACLYSILCRRTHENSHQENHIQENQIASLNNASLSTTENLRPIPVIRQHPPPPYHIAILIPPPDSSDEAAPPSYDKVIR is encoded by the exons ATGTTCTTCTTATATACAGG tAATGTAACCAATGCTGGGAACAACCAATTAATATTGTCTAATACAGTTGCAAGTGGTACAAACAGAAGTATTTTAGATTTATCCGAATTCAGTGATGCTGAACTGGCAGGTTATAGATTACGTTGTGGAGTTTGGATTACATTTGTATTGGCAACAGGATTTGTTGTAGcagcaaaattttcttttggcCATGAG GGCCCAGGtttggaaatatttatattttgtggTCTATTGACGCTTCTGCTACTTGCATGTCTGTATTCCATTCTTTGTCGTCGTACTCACGAGAATAGTCATCAAGAAAATCATATTCAAGAGAATCAGATTGCATCGTTAAATAATGCGAGTTTATCTACTACTGAAAATTTAAGACCCATACCAGTTATCAGACAACATCCACCACCGCCGTACCATATAGCTATTTTAATTCCACCACCTGATTCTTCAGACGAAGCTGCTCCACCTTCATACGACAAAGTTATCCGGTGA